Genomic window (Acinonyx jubatus isolate Ajub_Pintada_27869175 chromosome B1, VMU_Ajub_asm_v1.0, whole genome shotgun sequence):
gGCACAATACCAAGGAGGCCTATTTTATACTGAGGATGGTAAGAGTCTTTACCATGAGAAATTCAGACAGTCTTCTCTCACTGAGGCACATCTAGATCCGTTAGACGTGGGGCAAGGGGCCCGGGACTGGTGGCTATAAAAGGGAAAGGGAATAAGAGAAAGGTCAACCTCCAACCATCCCCTTTCTGTCAGGAGCAGGTGGCCTTACGGGAGCAAACACTGCACCCAGACATTTACCCCTGAAGCTGTGCCACCAACCAGGCTAGACCCTGGGATTGTTCTTcaaccctccccacctccatctgGACATTAACTGGGACTGCTACCTTCTGCGAAGTCTGATCAACCTTGTTGGCTGATGCAAGGTGCATAGTCCTTTGCGTTGCGGTGGTGGTTACGGTCGACGCATCTTGTCCCTTTCTTGATCTTCCAGATCTTGTCTTCCAGAGTTAGCAAAGCCAACATCAAGTGTCTTCACGGAAGACACACATCATGATgtagggagacagagcatccgcTGGGTGTGGCTACTCCCAGAGGCCTTgcaacagattttaaaagaaaaatgggcactGTGAAAATGGTGCGTGCCAGCAAAGCATTTGGTATCAACCgtgtttgttattgtttgtattttctgATAGTCGGACACCTTGGGGCCTTGACGACCTGGGGAGGGCCAGCCACTCTCGGGGTTAGCAAATTCCCAGGAGTAGCAAACAACTTGCCTGCCAGCGTGAATTGCAAACCAACCAATCCTGAGCCCATATCCCCAACCCCCTCTGTTCTCCAGCTGTCGCCCACCAAGCCAATATCCTTCCTGCCCCAAATCcccccagggccaggtaccagacaagTAGAGACCATCcctagagcccagagcctgctgaaatTAGTGAAACCATCCAACCCTAAGCCTTTCCCATTCCATCCCacaaaaaccacaataaaggcttGAGTCCATGCTGTCCCCTTGCCCTTGCTGCCTCCCGACCCCGGTGATTTCCCAGGTGGCCCTACACTGTGTCACGCCTCCTGTTATTAGGGACCTGTGAGTATAAACCCTCCCTTCACgacagtcatttatttatttatttattttgacttttaatgtttatttaatttattttgagagaaagggtgggagcaggggaggagcagagatagggGGACAGAAAGAATCGCAAGCGAGCTCTGCACTGTCcactcagagcccgacgtggggctcgaactcacgaactatgacatcatgacctgagccaaaatcaagagtcagatggttaaccacccaggcgccccatgacagGCATTTCTGTGTCTGCACGTGCTACCATACATACTCGCCTAAAACAAATCCCGGggacattttaaaacacattttatacaggacaattctttttttccttaactttatttattaacttggagagagagagagcacggagaagggacagagagagagggagaaagggaatcccaagcagaatccacactgtcagcgcagagcccagtgtggggctcagactcacgaaccttaagatcatgacctgagacaaagtcaagagtcagctgcttaactaactgagccacctggcgcccCTGTACAGGACAATTCTATAAACTCTGCTCCCACTTTCCATTCTGGAAGGTGGcactggaggcaggaaggggtcTGCAGAGGCGTGGAAGGTGATACAATGGAAATGTTGGTGCCAGGAGTTCATGAGCCTGGACTTCCAGTTATAGTTCCATGGTCTCTGTAAACCTCAGGTTCCTCCctagaaaaccaaaaaattataTTAGATGATTCCAAACTCTCAGCATCTTTGGATCTAGACGGCTTCTGATGTTAAGttttgagacagaaagggagagacagagacagagagtgggcggggcaggggcagacagagagggagacacagaatccgaagcaggttccaggctccgagctgtcagcacagagcctgatgcggggctcgaactcacaaactgccagatcttgacctgagccaaagtcagaggcttaactgactgagccacccaggccccccaaatcTAGATGGCTTCTAAAATCTGTTAAAGGAGCAACATACGAATGCTTATACTATAATATGAAGCTGGGAGGAaaaaacaggatacaaaatcacgCTTATCCTACAACAGAATATGACTgaagaaaatatacaagaaggactttttttttaatgtttatttttgagagagagagagagagagagtgagcacaggcatgcaggggaggggcagagagtgagggagagagaggatcccaagcaggctcgttgtgtctgcacagagcctaactcggggctcaaactcacaaaccatgagatcaggacctcagccaaaatctagaatcagatgcttaaccaactgagccccacaaAAAGGGCAATTTTAATAAAGGGATGAAATTATGGGTCTAAatgtatatttcaattttttaaataaaggtctCAAAGTTCATATCAAAACagatggtggggtgcctgggtggctaagtcggttgagcatccgactcttggtttcagctcaggtcatgatctcacagctcttgaattcgagccccacgtcgggctctgtgctaacaacttgggattccctctttctccctctctctctacctttcccccgcttgtgccctctctcaaaatacataaaaaacaaaacaaaacaaaacaaaacaaaacaaaacagagctggGAATCCTCTCTTCATTTCTGCGTCCTTCTGTAAACGCCTCTGCATTCATTTCTAGAAGGCGGAAGTCCAGAATGGGACTAATTGGGCTAAAATCAAGCTGCCGGAAGAGCTGCATTTCTTCTAGAGGCTCcagaggagaatctgtttcttgccttttccagcttctagaggcctcCTCTATTCAATGGCTCAGGctccccttccatcttcaaagtcagcaaagTGAGTCTTTCTCCCTTCCCGTCACTGTGAGCTTACTTTGGtgtcacatctccttctctggcTCAGACTCTCTTGCCTCCTTTGATTTGTAAGAACTCTGTGACCACATTGGGCCCACCGGGAAGATCCGGAATAACCTTCCCATctcaaggtcagctgattagcaattTTACGGCTATCTGCAGCCTTAACTCCCTTCTGTTATGTGTATGGCATGTTCACAAGttccgggggcacctggctggctcagtcggttaagtggccaactcttgggtttggctcaggtcatgatcttgtagttcatgaatgtgagccccgcatcgagctctgcactgacagtgcggagccgacttgggattctctctctccctgtctctctgaccttcccccacttgttttcgtgctctctctctctctgtctcaaaaataaataaacgttgatgaacatggatgcaaaaatcctcaataagatattagccaaccggacccaacaatacattaaaaaaattattcaccacgaccaagtgggatttatacctgggatgcaggctggttcaatatctgcaaaacaattaacatgattcctcacatcaataaaagaaaggacaataaaagaaaggacaataaaagaaaggacaatgatcctctcaatagatgcagagaaagcatttgacaaaatacagcaccctttcttgataaaaccctcaagaaagtaaggatagaaggagcataccttgagatcacaaAAGCCACACATGagcgacccaacactaatatcatcctcaatggggaaaaactaacagctttccccctatggtcaggaacaagacagggatgtccactctcgccactgttattcaacatagtattgaaagtcttagcctctgcagtcagacaacacaaagaaataaatagcatccaaataggccaggaggaggtcaaactgtcactcttcgcagatgacatgatactctatatggaaaacccaaaagattccaccaaaaataaataaacgttaaaaaaaaaaaagctccagaGATTTGGAGGGGGACATGTGGAGAGCGGGTATTATTTGTCTCTGAATTCTATTCCATCTAAAGAGTCCTAATGCAactcttctgtgtcttcctgaTTGCCCTTACTCATTGTCACCTGTGTCACGGCCATGgcaaggggagaagggcagaccTTACACTGATTTGCCTTGGGGCCTTGCCGTCCCTTATGGATAATGCTGCCAGCCTGGGAGATGCCTCCCAGTGCCTAAAGCTGGACATCCagccagcaaacatttattgagcaacttcTGTGCGTCTGATCTAAGCCAGGTGTTAGGGACAGTACGGATAGGAGGATGATATCATCCCTAGGCAAGGAGCTCATGGTCTAATAAAGGAGAGGACCCCTCCACATAAACATCCCAAGTACAAAGCACGAAAGGAAGGCCCCGTGAAGCGATTTGAGGGCGAGTGCTGTGAGCGGTGTCCCCATTCCAAAGGGACATCTGAGACCTGAGGTGGCAGAGATGGAGGTGGTGAGCTCAGCTTCCATTCTacagttttaatttctgaaattgtACATTAGCAGAAGGAAATGCCCCCTAGTGAGATATTCACATCCTTTTAGGTGCATTCTACATGCAAAAAATGCTCAAATGTAAAATATCATTTAGACAACTTGtaactagtctttttttttcctttacacgATGGTTTATTCTATAACATTATTTTGCAAACTTGAATCAGTCTCTGACAAACTTGAGGAGATTTTCCCAAGTAGTACAATGTACACTTGTATATTTCTAGGGTAAATGCCTAAACATGGAATGGCTGTGTCAAAAGATATGCCCAGTTTTAATTCCGACAGATTTTGACAAGTTGTCGTCCAAATATAACAAGCTGATCCACTTTTCCTCCAACTTGGCATGGAAACAACTTCCTCCACACTCCGCCCCCCCAACAACACTGCACGTTATCCGCCTTCTTAACTTCTACCAATCCAATAGGTGGAAAAAGGGTATATCaatgtggtttcaatttgcatgtTTCCAATGATGAATGTGGGGAAACCTTTTTAGTTTAATATACGCctgtttatgttttaaatttttgagccATCTGGGGTTTAGTTTGTTGTAAGAagagaatgttatttttttccaaatggcagGACTAGTTATTCAATAATTCACATTTCCTCCACTGATTTGAAATGCCACCCAGCTCTAGATTTTAACAATTTCACCTCCACCTCCATTTCACACCATaggcaaaaataaacttagaatgGATTGtggatcttaaaataaaatataaaacttagaGAAGGTAACATAGGAGAGCGTCTTCAGTAGTAGGGGTAAGCAGTAATTCTCAGGTATGACACCAACggcaaaatatgtaaaattaataaattagtaaGTTGGACTCTACCAACATAAAAAAACCTCCTGTGCTGTGAAATATTCTGTTTAAGCGATGAAAAGACAAGCCGGAAATGGGGAGAAAATCTTCGCAAACCACAGAGTCAACAAAGGCCCACatagagaatatataaagaattattaaggggcgcctgggtggctcagtcgtttaagcgtctgacttcggcccaggtcatgatctcgcagtccgtgggttcaggccccatgtcgggctctgtgctgacagctcagagcctggagcctgtttcagattctgtgtctccctctctctctgaccctcccccattcatgctctgtctctgtctcaaaaataaataaacgttaaaaaattaaaaaaaaaaagaattattaaaatccCAAAGAACTGAACAAATATTTCACCAAGGAGGAGATATGGATGGCAAAggagcacgtgaaaagatgttcaatatcactagccatttgggaaatgcaagctaaacattaaaaaccgtagtgagatatcacctcacacctcctCAAATGGCTAAGATAAAGAACAGCGATAAtgccaaatgctgatgaggatatGTAGAagctctcatatattgctggtggaaatCGAAAGTGGTATAACCACTGGGGAAAACAGGTtagtagtttcttacaaaactagacATGCAATTACCACGTGACCCAGCAGTTGCCACCCCGGGTATTTATCACAGAGAAACGAAAACTCATGTTTGACACAAAAAGCTGTGCATGACTGTTCACAGCACTTTCGTTCATAccagagaaaaaatggaaacacatcgaCTGTCCCTCAGTGGGTGGATGGTCGAACAAACTCAGGGAGATCCACACAGTGAAATACTATCCAGCAATGAGAAAGTATTAACTATTAACAACAATATATGCGACAAGTGGGCCTCAGAGACATCACTTAATGATAAAAGCCAGTTGCAAAAGGTTACATTGATACGATGTTTGGTTCCACTCGTGTAACATTCTCTGAATGGTTAACCTATAGAGAtgaagaacagattagtggttgctgaGGGTCAGAGATGGACAGAAGGGGCTTGGATACACAAACACGAAGAGATAGCACAGGAAGTTCTTGTGTGGTGATGGAACAATTTTAGATCTTGATGGTAGCATTACAGGAATctatacatgtgataaaattgcatagagCTAGACACACACAAAAACGAACGCaggttttaaaatgatgaaaataaaataacgtCTGTAGTTAACGGTAATGCACTGATGTCaacttcctggttttgatatcatgCTGCAGTTACATAATATGTCATTGGGTGGACCCGGGAGTACTAATTTTGCAAACTCCTGTAAATCTGTAATATTGCAAAAGAAAAtgcttgaactttttttttttttttggaaatgaaaaaaaatgagagaagaagaCCATATTTGCCAAAGACCTTCCCCTTATACAGACAGCGTGGTTCTCTTTGGTGGTTGCTTTATCCACAATGGCctactccctctctttcctccccagaCACTCCACATGACCCCCTTGTGAAGTTTCCAGTGGAATGCTAGGTGCCTTAGATCAGGAGGTACAGGAAAGTTGCATACATAAAAATAGTTCAAAAGAACACCAGCATACCAGATTCATCAACTGTTAATATTTAACTCATTCACTTTATCAGATGGCATCTATCCATCAACCTATATCATTGTTTCTGAATCCTTTCAGGCTGTTTCTTCCACCGTGGGCCTCCCCCTAAgcactttcatgtttatttcccaAGAATATTCTCTTACACAGTCACAGTACTTACTATTCATTTcagtaattgtttttcttttctttttttttaatttaagttttagcTGGttaacatacaatgaaatattggtttcaggagtagacttttcagtgactcatcacttacatacaacacccagtgctcctcacaagtgccctccttaatacacatcacccactcacctccctccagcaaccctgctagtcctgtctttaagagtctcccatggtttatttccctctttttttcacctcccatatgttcacctgttttgtttctgaaattccacatgtgagaaTCTCAGTAAATTTAACACTGATTCAATACTTTAATCCATCGTCCTTATTCCACTTTCATCAACGGCCCCAATAACGTCCAGTACAGAATCCAGCCTGGGGTCGGGTGCAGCACTGAGTTGTCCTGTCTCTTTGAAAGCCTTAGGAGATCCGGTTTTGCTACCGATCTCTCCTTGTCACGGGCCCCCAGAAGTTGCGTCTGTAAACTGGCTCGTAGTAATTTCACCACCCTTCGTGAGCAAAGGCGCTTTAACAATCTATGAGAGCTAAATCGGGTCTGTCTCTTCTGCATCATCCTTCCCCAGAAGGTCTAAACTTCCGATGTGGGTCGGAGCAGAGCAGACCCTCTTTGGTGCTCAGTCGGAACCAGCGGAAAGATCGCAGGGCAGAGGGATGCAGGCCAGGGGCGAGGAGAAGGAACTGGGGGAGGAATCCTCCAGAGCAGCGGTGACCGAGACCCCGCGAGGgactcccctctccaccccccctcaCCTGGAGCGCCGGCGGCCAATCCGCGGCTGGGCCCGGCTGGCCGCGGCCAATGGGAAGGCGGCGCGGCGCGCTCCCCCGGGGCTATAAGTGCGCCGGGGCGGCGGAAAGTGAAAGTGGTGCGAACGCCGTGGACGCAGCTGACGCCGCCGGGGCTGCAGCCGAGCCGCCGGGATGCTCAGGGTTCCGGAGCCGCGGCCCAGGGCGGCGGGGGCGGCTGGCCAGTCCAAGCCGCTCACCTCCTTCTTCATCCAGGACATCCTGCGGGACGGCGCGGAGCGGCGCGGCGGCCACACGGGCAGCCCGCAGCCCCCGTGCCAGCCGGACGCGCGGCGAGAGCTGGAGCCGGAGCCCGAGGGAGGAAGAGGCGGCGCTGGGGCGCCGGAGGACGAGTGGGGCGCCCGGCCGCGCGCTGCGCAGGAGGCCGACAAGCCGGCGGCGAGCGAGCCAGGTGAGGCGGCCGGGCTGGGCCAGGCTGCGGTCCCGCAGGAGGGGCGGGCCGGCCTGGGGGCCGCGAGGGCGCGAGGGCGGGTCCGAGGCGGGACGGGCGCAGCCCGGGCTGCAGGGATGCGGGGCCCCGCGGCGACAGGCCAGACAGGCCAAGGGACCCCACCGCCTCCCGCCGCGGGCGCGCCTCGGAAATTAACCCGGAGCCCGGCCGTCCGAGCGGCGCAGGGTTTTTGCATGGGCTGGACTCGCCGGGCAAGGCGCCCTCAGACCCGCGGGCTCTGGCGCCCCGGGCTCCCCTGCGAGCGCGCGCACCGCGTCCCCAGCCCCAGAGTCCCCGGTGAAAACCCAGCCACCCGCTCCCAGCCACCGCGCGACCCTCGATCGGCGCCCGCCCCGCACTGCCTCTTGGCAGTTACCATTACTACCATATAACAAATAACTGATCGCAACTTATTAATATCAATAAACTAGGGTTTGGCCAGGGAAGACCCCCTCTGCTTCCCAATTCCATGGGCAATAAAACTGAGTTTGGAAGGCCCCTCGGGCCTTCAGGAAGTATAACACCGTTGGACACCTCTAAACGactcttatttcctttcctgtcaCTTCGGATGAGGCATCCTACAGGCTTGTTTAGAAAAAAGGGGACTCAAGTCAGAGAATGAACTTGTCCTTAGCCCCTGCCACCTCTCCTATAGCGCAGACCCTCTCCTGCCACCTGGAAGTTAACACTGATGTCTTTGGGTCCTGCTTTACCAGgtgttttatttctgtgtcttgCCTGGGTCCCTTCTCCCACCTCAATACGCTGATCCGGGACCCTGTTTAATTCTGCTGGAGGATATGGCAGGAAGTTCCACCACTAACCTCTCCTAACTTTGGGTTCTTGATGACTATTAGAAAACGAATACATAATATACGGATTCAGTCACTCCCTACTAGGGAGAGTTCCTTAGTCATGTGAAGAAAGCGAAATGTATCCAAGATGACACTGGGCCGTTTGTTCACTACCATGGAGATAAGGGTGTATTGAATTCCGTTCTCTACCCTCTAACATGTAaccttttccttcccatccctctttctcccttctcctctccagaTGGACACTTTGAGGCTTATCTATTGGACTATGAAAACAGTGCAGGCGCCTTGCCAAGCCTTCCCCAAACCCCGAAGCAGCCACCGAAGCGCTCTCGAGCCGCCTTCTCCCACACTCAGGTCATTGAGTTAGAGAGGAAGTTCAGCCACCAGAAGTATCTGTCAGCTCCTGAAAGGGCTCACCTGGCCAAGAACCTCAAGCTCACTGAGACCCAAGTGAAAATATGGTTCCAGAACAGACGCTATAAGACCAAGCGAAAGCAGCTCACTTCGGACCTGGGAGGCCTGGAGAAGCACTCCTCCCTGCCAGCTCTCAAAGAGGAGGGTTTATCTCAAGCCTCCCTCATCTCCATGTGTAACAGCTACCCTTACTACCCCTACCTGTACTGCTTGGGAGGCTGGAACCCAGCTTTCTGGTAATGCCAGCTCAGATGACAATCACAAATGATCAAAAAACACTGCCTTCCCCAGCGTGTCTCTCTGGATGGCAAAAGGGACCAGGctcagggaggacagaggagcaAGAGGTATGCAGGCCGAAATTGTTGGAGGTTTGCATGGACATCCTAGGTTCTTCACTGGGGGGCTAGTGAAAGATCTGGGACAGTGACTAATATCCAGATGGCTCCCTAACACATAAAATGGGCCATTTTTGCTCTTAAAGACCTGCGTgaagtggggagggacaaagtCTAGTGCTGTCTCTAGCACTTTCTATTTCCGTATGAGCAGTCCCCATCACTTCCGAGGATGTTGTTTCAACTCCATCCTCTTGTGTAACTGAGCATCAGCCTGGAGGGATGCAAACCTGAAGGGAAACAGGATGGCCAGGATGAAGGTGTCACCTCCTGAATCCTGAATCACACCTAAGTTCAAAAACCTCTCGTTGGCCTTGGTTTACAACGAAGgtttctccctgtccctgtggGAGAATGGAAGCCAGAGGCTCTTACAGAGAAACCGGTCCTGTTCAGCACAGATCGGCATGGGATATGGAGATGGGTAGGAGGAGGTGAAAATATAAGCttcttattattcctttttaagtaaCACGCCAACCTTAAGTATTCACAGGGTGGCCCAAGTAGAACAGGAAGCACTCACCGTGGTTTTAGGACAAGCTGTATAAACAGAACTCTGCTGCAAGGGGTGGGCCCGGGCCAGAAGAGTCTCCACATGTCTGAGACAGCAGCCTGAGGAGGGCCCTCGGCACTGCTGCTGGGCggcattacatttttattaataaaggttCAATAAAAGCCTCCCCTGGACCTTTTTTGCCCCGGACCTGAGAATTCGAACGAGAAATTTCCTGGAGTTTTCGGGCTGTAATTCAGACTACATCATGGCAGATCACATAATCCTTTTCCTGTAaactcctgtcctccctcccttcttttattttttgctcctTCTCCACAACAATCACCCGCTGAAGGGCTTCTTTTCAGTCCAGACTTTTAGTCTGGCTGCACCTAACATATACACCTTCCTTATTTAGCCTGAGATCTGGTCTTTatccccccctgccctccccccgaCAAGGCTTTATCTCTcctggggttaaaaaaaaaaaaatagtggaggGGGCTGGAGATTCTGATTTGGCTAAaagacatgcattttttttttaactagcaattatttaaaaaaaaaatacaacattaaatCCCAAATCCTATTTAAAGACTTGACAGCTCTAAAAGTTCACTGCTACCTCTATAAACTTTCTGGTGGCTCTGTTGTTACACTTCAAAGTCTGACAGCCCTCTGGGATCCccagaggagaaggcagagaaggtaAGAGGTGTTGGGCTTTCAGacacaaagagaacaaaatgaagaacCGGGCATCGTTGAGCCGTCCGGTGGAAATACAGGGTTCATGGGCAGTGTGCAGAGAAAAGGCAGCTGGCACCTTAGGGAGCTGGGTCCCCAGCCACAAGCTGAGGGGGCACTTTGCCAGAAGGGgctaagagaaaggaaacagttttcaaaacattATAGTGGCGTCCATCACCAGACAATGAAACTGTCCAAATACTTCGGGAACTGCGTTTAATGCCTATAAAGAACGGGTCCCCCGAAAGAGACAACTAGTGACTTCAGCAAGAATGAGAAGAAGGCAAAGCAGAAATTGGGCCACCCTTCTGTTCCCACCCGATTGTTTAAGGTGACCTGGCAGAGGGGAGACATcagagtaaaagaagccagttacTAATGAGGTACCCTGAGGCCTGGAAATCTCTTGATCCCACTACTTAATTCTGTTTAGCGAGAAACCATTCAATTTCCTCCTATTAAAAGGGCCGATTTACTGTTGGTGGCAAAACTGCCAGAGTTGATAGAAAGTTGGCCCGTTTCACCCCATTTTCTACCGTTTGGGCTCCACGTTGAAATACTGTTAAATGCTCGGCTGCTGACAAGTACTCGGGGCACAGCCAGCGGACTGGCCTACATTGCTTGCTCCATTCACATGTCTTTTAAGAGAAGCATTTAGTGCTCACTCCCTGCTCAGTACCCATTCTCGCCCACCCTCTCCATTTACTTCTTTTAACCTGCTGTTCTACAAATATTGAACATTGTACCATGATGGCGTGCtgtgttgcaaaaaaaaaaaaaaaaaaaaagtctttgtttaaGGTCATTTGGTCTGTGAATCCGTCTTGCTTTTCCTCCACTGGAGCGAGGCACTCACCCACATCTGAACTGGCGGAACAAGCACTTGAAGAACTCCCGCTGGGTACCTGGTGGGTGAACTCGAGGGCGCCCCGACCACTTCACCCAGACAGCCTGTTTTCCGCTTCATACGTTAGTTTGGATTCTCCACATGCGTATCAAACCCTGCTGCAGTCTGTGATGGGAAAGCCTGTGACTTGACATTTAGTAAAGGACCCCAgccaaactttatttttctatgtatttttttttccaacaggagtgtttttaaaataaagtactgTGACTTTATTAGACCTATTTGCGTGTGGTTTGAGCTTGACCTATTTGAGGTCAATAGGTTTGACCAATTTGAGCTTGCACACTTGGGGTTACCGtgttctccctccctcagccCGCCTGACAAATCTAAGGAGACCAAATAATCAAAGACAGTAGCTTAGCCAATGGCAGATGACGGGCGTTTTTTGTAAACGCACTGCCcatccacacgcacacacatacataagcgcacacacgcgcgcgcgtgcgcacacgcaCCCTGGTAAATCCTGTGGAAAGGGAAGAAATCGATGCCTTCGGTTTAAAAATCACCTGCTCCAGCCCCCGCCCTTTCGTTTAAATAGAGAGCCTCAGGTACTTATACGCATTTCTGGAAGACCCTGAAGGGAATATGAAGAGCACAgtgaaacttcttttaaaattacccTTTCATCTgccaccagcccctccccactgcaaGGGGGCTCCCGGGGCTCTCTGGCACATTCCTCTCCCTGGAAATGTCACCTCCATTCAGGGCAGGTAGACCCCTTGGAAGCAACACCTTTGAACTGCAGTCACCAAGTATTGaaaataggtttaaaataaaatatatacataacacatCCTTCATCTGCCTGCACTTAAGCCTTCATCAAATCCCACAAGCAGAGTGTCCCATGCACCTGATTACCAGAGAAAAGTGATGgttttccccccctccctccttcaagGAAATAGAAGCTTAAAGAGTAAGGTGCTTACTCCAGGTAAAACCTATCATAATTTCAAAGTTTGCTCTAATCCCTTAAGTACATTGTACACACAGGTGGGGCCTCCCGTAGCTTGTTCGCATCATGAGACTTAACTCTTTGCACAAATCCGTAGCCATCCTCCCCTCCCCGAGAAGGCCATCAGCTCTCAAATTACAAAGGCTCTCACAGTAAATTAAcagatgtggattttttttttaaccattaaaagtaatccaggaaattaaaaatctctCCTCTCTAGAGAAggttctctgccttctcttcttcGTTGCTTTTCCAACTTTCCCTCAATATCTCTGCTAATCTCACACCCATCCACTTCCAGCAGCTCTCCTGAGCATACCACATGCTTCTGGTATCTGGAATTCCTTTGCAATCTATCTCTCAAGTTACTTCAGGTGCAAATTGCTAGCGTCACCAGCTTTGTCACCGGTGGCCCCGTTTGTCCTCCCCAGGCCTCGTTAGGAAGGCCGGAGCCGCCAGAAGAGGAAATGAACGGCCCAGAGCTACACCTGACAAAACGCGTTCCTAACAAAGCGTCTTTCCAGGGTGCTGTTCATGCCACACATCTTCAAGCTGACCTCGGAGGGACCGGGG
Coding sequences:
- the NKX3-1 gene encoding homeobox protein Nkx-3.1 encodes the protein MLRVPEPRPRAAGAAGQSKPLTSFFIQDILRDGAERRGGHTGSPQPPCQPDARRELEPEPEGGRGGAGAPEDEWGARPRAAQEADKPAASEPDGHFEAYLLDYENSAGALPSLPQTPKQPPKRSRAAFSHTQVIELERKFSHQKYLSAPERAHLAKNLKLTETQVKIWFQNRRYKTKRKQLTSDLGGLEKHSSLPALKEEGLSQASLISMCNSYPYYPYLYCLGGWNPAFW